TGATTTTAAAACACGCGTTAGCTGTTTCTTTCGTTATTTGCAGTTGATGAACGGAGgagtgggtgtgtgtgtggggggcgtggggcggggtgggggggggggctacacaTCGAGAGCCTATTTGGATCATGCCATTATTGATTTATAAAACCCTTAATTATTGCGATAAATCAAGATGTCCGCGATATCCAAAGAACCAACTTTGTTTTGAGAGGGATTAAAGATTAAGAATTGTTgtcttttaaattttttatcaaaagttacaatgattatatatttttgttttatactgaTTCGTAACGGAGGCACAAAACCACTAATTTGCCTATAACTCATACGCCTTATTTACGTGATGGTGATATCGATGAATAGCCATGAACTATCAATCGATCAACAGCCATGATCGAGAAATCGTTAATTTGTATACCATTAACAATTAAGATTTTGCAGTTTAGAGTCGTATTGCAAGCTTCAGGTTAACTTGAGCTACAAGTTAACATCGAGTCGGAATAGATGCGATAAAGAGTGATTTTGTTGTATAGAGAACTGGTGAATTGCTTTTAGACAGAAAATTGTTTCAATGTTCCTCGTCCGTTGTATCCTAATGTCAATCCCGCCCTCACCTGTCTCGTCCAATGTTATATCAACTGAATAGCCTTATATACCACAAGTTGAGAATTCATGCAGCTTTTCATGCAAGATAAGAAGATGCTCGAGCAACCTAGGAAAGTTGCTCAGCGTGTAATCGGTGCTCAATTACCATCGTCGGAGTACTTGTACCATGAGAGGGTCTGCAATAAATTGAAACATATCATGCAAGACCCAACACACCCTTTGTTTCAGCACTATAATCACAACCGCTCTGGACTGCGTTTATGCCCACCACGTACACTTAGGGGTCGCTTcagatactcatttgtgcctaactatattcatatatttcattcacaagtgagaagataagtttcttatttgtaggacttgctgtatatttgttgtattattgCATGGGTATCGCAGTGTATTGACTTAAActattactatttttttctttcgtttacCACCTGTGaaagccgaatttccgattgtggacaataaattcaaattcaattcaaattcaattcaaatcaaGATAGGCCCTATATAAATGCGGTCCATATTCGGGATGTTGATGGTGGGACGCTTGGGTTTATATTACGTGTGTTTATGTGTGTTAGTAATAATAgtgtctgtatgtatatatgagatGGTGTACTTATAGTACAGGActacaaacttaacaagattcATTAATGTATAAAACAGGCGGTGATGGCGTAACGTATTATTATATATCGTACCTTCATATTGTATATGTTTAGAGCCATGTGAAGCCTGCTGTCTTCGATGGGTTTCCACTGGCCTTGCTGCTGGTACTTCCGAGATGATGATGTCTTTTCGAGCTGATGGAACCGGGAAGAAAAGGAAATCCCCGGAGTTGCGCTTTACTGGTGCAGATTTTGGAGATGTTGGACTGTTGGAGGAGGCTGACGTCACGGAATTTCGACTTCTGGGGGATAGAGCTCCCTTAGGAGAAGACGTTTCGTTCTCATAATAGGTAGATCGTATCGACTGTCTGCCGTTATAAGTTGGTTCTGTCCTCACATTGCTGAATTGTAGATAAGAGCTCTGACGACGGGTTTGAAGCGATCGATGAAAATGTAATCTAGCTTCAGCTCGGAGTTCTGTCTCAGACTTGACACGACGCAACATGAAGAGGAATAAAGTTGAGTCGACCGTAAGGGGAGAACTCTAAACGGTCGCATACTTCTGTAAAAGAGGGGAAGACACTAATCGGCTATAAATAAAGTAGACCAACGGAAACAATGCCTTATCACGTACTTCTATAGTTGTTATGGCTTAAAGGAAAACATATTAAATGTAGGTTTCAAACTACTACTATCTGcaagaaatattttcagaagCTCCCAAGCAAGCATATTCTGAGAAACACAAGGCTAAGTAAAATATGACCGTGTACTGTTACGTGACTTCTGACCAGGGACCTTCGAGAGCCAGACCGGGTCCATGGACGGGTATGTCACCGGATCTCCTtttaaagtctttgtttttgcaTAAGTATATTATCAAAATGTGAATACATTATTCTAGCTTCGCCGAAAATTACCCCAGGCTCCTATTATATGAACAGGGCACCTGTGGACACAcaggcccccccccctacctccaCGCTTACGCTCCCTTCTCGTGAAGGATACTACTAACAGTCTGAATGCCTAAATATAACAGTAAATATTTCGCTTCAAAATATGTTGTACGGTCCAAGAAATGCCTATTTCAGTTGCAGGAAACTGAATGGGACACCGACACTACTgttaaacaaaaacatgaatttATTGCACATTaatcaaagaaacatttaaaGCGTCATTAAATAAAAGTTTATCATTTGTA
Above is a genomic segment from Apostichopus japonicus isolate 1M-3 chromosome 5, ASM3797524v1, whole genome shotgun sequence containing:
- the LOC139968200 gene encoding uncharacterized protein, translating into MLRRVKSETELRAEARLHFHRSLQTRRQSSYLQFSNVRTEPTYNGRQSIRSTYYENETSSPKGALSPRSRNSVTSASSNSPTSPKSAPVKRNSGDFLFFPVPSARKDIIISEVPAARPVETHRRQQASHGSKHIQYEAARSQNVQQHRKTLKKEDRPLKTVKDLNSNNIDSVISPPVTEKSLRSFENASSVEDEALRPASRISQATMSNLEDTVPEEVGRKVIHWLRGLDEDASRRYARKQMAGISQTNS